One genomic region from Dermacentor variabilis isolate Ectoservices chromosome 6, ASM5094787v1, whole genome shotgun sequence encodes:
- the LOC142584442 gene encoding uncharacterized protein LOC142584442: protein MAEAQAVPTPAVRMRSPKRKLWQDILSATVGFCIGAAFLVFVGAIVSMDVLMPGHAFNRNINRTKVTFLETIISGLFSKIVAVFAGADTQGGGAGAENLRQVRNGTRGASLLLTHNMSAPLHADLLEQFHLPVVDYLSDAISNYTATMVSDTTDGARASASEAADSTLQGTELTTKVQAVVNASDVGMASSPTFNQNPLKKAHESSFLGLRNDSSRADH from the exons ATGGCTGAAGCACAGGCCGTCCCCACACCAGCGGTGCGCATGCGATCCCCAAAAAGGAAGCTCTGGCAAGACATTCTCAGTGCCACCGTGGGCTTCTGCATTGGCGCCGCTTTCTTGGTGTTCGTAG GCGCCATCGTCAGCATGGACGTTCTTATGCCGGGCCACGCCTTCAACCGCAACATCAATCGGACGAAGGTGACCTTCCTCGAGACCATCATCTCCGGCCTCTTCAGCAAGATCGTCGCAGTCTTCGCGGGCGCCGACACCCAAGGCGGGGGAGCCGGTGCCGAAAACCTCCGCCAGGTTCGCAACGGCACCCGAGGCGCGTCGCTGCTGCTCACCCACAACATGTCCGCGCCACTGCACGCGGACCTGCTGGAGCAATTCCACCTTCCCGTGGTCGATTACCTGTCTGACGCTATCAGCAACTACACGGCGACGATGGTCTCTGACACCACCGACGGCGCAAGGGCTTCGGCGTCGGAGGCCGCGGACTCGACTCTTCAAGGGACCGAGCTGACCACAAAGGTGCAGGCGGTGGTCAATGCCAGCGATGTCGGGATGGCGTCGAGTCCCACCTTCAACCAGAACCCTTTAAAGAAAGCGCACGAATCGTCCTTTCTCGGTCTCAGGAACGATTCTAGCCGGGCGGATCACTGA